One window from the genome of Deinococcus sp. NW-56 encodes:
- a CDS encoding fibronectin type III domain-containing protein — MPIILMASQPDAERPVALEMNEALTGRVGGSLELSQMLTGRVPERGLVLDTYLTGQVPGVAWADASAFGRVLPLELTAGEMDVESFSYSAERGQGARLDVTVIGDVRGQTVPTVTARAGGQGAAFAVAGTLPEWEAERSAAGWTTTLHATDRALVPQATLPELVPWETQADKDARAEQERALRVAKVPEAQRAAALRDGRRMAVDAVVQAALATVPHRLLILAPFPGYDFRADGGPTYSTAGKTAQEVVADIWGRLGITAGWEGGLLTIRAPGPTGDVLLPAPVESERIERITLDAPVIELEGGEPASTDPNGDDDGDGIPNGEDPDWDRDPTDPEDPDRLENSPDPDERDGNGSSGFEEGISPTPQPGEVAATAVPLSWDAVPGASQYVLERVEGQATPYSLWSRVTITTATRHTDDTVRPLTTYTYRLRVNATAIAGDETRNVIWEPSEWALVVTPPVDVDAPPHPPENLTAYARSSTAVGVKWEAPKADPEEAESPRRGPADRYRVDVRTLTPDATLLRRVETAQTWAVPDGLPVGGQVRVQVYAINEQGDSEPALLDVQLVNLPPGPVEGLSLKAKDQTLTAEWERASGATGFEVRWALAPVGAAEAGLDWKLLPPVPAATVPQDGERVRPSVALTGLDWATRYAVQVRGTNDVGAGVWSDAAYELTDSEPPQPEPDPEADDFESGRKRVLRLYRSTKTQTEYTTIWKTGSRVDATQVDLWGDVPIYRREKDEKGERVVERNLWGRLKTTTARYLYEIPGWPRTLTASVEETVLYNTEAIKGRSDIEIGREQEQVHQEWSPQGWLNRRTTWRSKASVVKVKKDDDGEVAERKYGNMHETVREQWQPIGDGLWYYNRSGVMTTLLPTLVDDEWEDVEAGFKATPSETSVSEQAPPQATMPSERDQKTAPPPLPRNTSSPGLESYPLDKPWFETPPSSGPGGGGEGDEDGEGDDRDDGPPPPRRAPGGPEDPISTPGGSGDPSGQPEPEKPRSWTETEPIRYRAPAPGAGGNGAVLSATLPWVRTAEGLARYAAYMAQQGGPRLRITRTYILPTTPPSLDAVQSISASGSNGQFSMTVVTETR; from the coding sequence TTGCCGATCATCCTGATGGCGTCCCAGCCCGATGCTGAGCGCCCCGTCGCGCTGGAAATGAACGAGGCCCTGACCGGCCGGGTCGGGGGCTCCCTCGAACTCTCCCAGATGCTGACCGGCCGCGTGCCCGAGCGCGGGCTGGTGCTGGACACCTACCTCACCGGGCAGGTGCCGGGCGTGGCCTGGGCCGACGCCTCCGCCTTCGGGCGCGTCCTGCCGCTGGAGCTGACGGCGGGCGAGATGGACGTGGAATCGTTCAGCTACTCGGCCGAGCGCGGCCAGGGCGCCCGCCTGGACGTGACCGTGATCGGCGACGTGCGCGGCCAGACGGTGCCGACCGTCACCGCGCGGGCCGGGGGGCAGGGGGCCGCCTTCGCGGTCGCCGGCACCCTCCCCGAGTGGGAGGCCGAGCGGAGCGCCGCCGGGTGGACCACGACCCTGCACGCGACCGACCGCGCCCTGGTGCCGCAGGCTACCCTGCCCGAGCTGGTGCCCTGGGAGACCCAGGCGGACAAGGACGCGCGGGCCGAGCAGGAACGGGCGCTGCGGGTGGCGAAGGTGCCGGAAGCCCAGCGGGCAGCCGCGCTGCGCGACGGGCGGCGCATGGCGGTGGACGCGGTGGTGCAGGCCGCCCTCGCCACGGTGCCCCACCGCCTGCTGATCCTGGCCCCCTTCCCGGGCTACGACTTCCGCGCCGACGGGGGGCCGACGTACTCCACGGCGGGCAAAACGGCTCAGGAGGTCGTGGCCGATATCTGGGGCCGCCTCGGCATCACGGCAGGCTGGGAGGGTGGCCTGCTGACCATCCGCGCCCCCGGCCCCACCGGGGATGTGCTGCTGCCCGCGCCGGTTGAATCCGAGCGCATCGAGCGCATCACCCTGGACGCGCCCGTGATCGAGCTGGAGGGGGGCGAGCCCGCGAGCACCGACCCGAACGGAGACGACGACGGCGACGGCATTCCCAACGGCGAGGACCCCGACTGGGATCGGGACCCCACCGACCCCGAGGACCCCGACCGCCTGGAGAACTCCCCGGACCCTGACGAGCGCGACGGGAACGGCAGCAGCGGCTTCGAGGAGGGCATCAGCCCGACGCCCCAGCCGGGCGAGGTGGCGGCCACCGCCGTGCCCCTCTCCTGGGATGCCGTGCCCGGCGCCAGCCAGTACGTGCTGGAGCGGGTGGAGGGGCAGGCCACGCCGTACAGCCTCTGGAGCCGCGTCACGATCACCACGGCGACGCGGCACACCGACGACACGGTGCGGCCCCTGACGACCTACACCTACCGGCTGCGGGTCAACGCGACGGCGATTGCGGGCGACGAGACGCGCAACGTGATCTGGGAGCCCTCGGAGTGGGCGCTGGTGGTCACGCCGCCCGTGGACGTGGACGCCCCGCCTCACCCGCCCGAGAACCTCACCGCCTACGCCCGCAGCAGCACGGCCGTGGGTGTGAAGTGGGAAGCGCCGAAGGCGGACCCCGAGGAGGCCGAGTCCCCCCGGCGCGGCCCCGCCGACCGCTACCGGGTGGACGTGCGGACCCTGACCCCGGACGCCACGCTGCTGCGGCGGGTGGAGACCGCGCAGACCTGGGCGGTGCCGGACGGCCTCCCGGTGGGCGGGCAGGTGCGGGTACAGGTCTACGCGATCAACGAGCAGGGGGACAGCGAGCCCGCGCTGCTGGACGTGCAGCTCGTCAACCTGCCGCCGGGGCCGGTGGAGGGGCTGAGCCTGAAAGCGAAGGATCAGACCCTCACCGCCGAGTGGGAGCGGGCGAGCGGCGCGACCGGGTTCGAGGTGCGCTGGGCGCTGGCCCCGGTGGGGGCGGCCGAGGCGGGGCTGGACTGGAAACTCCTCCCGCCTGTGCCTGCCGCCACCGTGCCCCAGGACGGCGAGCGTGTGCGCCCCAGTGTGGCCCTGACGGGGCTGGACTGGGCCACCCGATACGCCGTGCAGGTGCGCGGCACGAACGACGTGGGGGCGGGCGTGTGGTCGGACGCCGCCTACGAACTCACCGACTCCGAGCCGCCGCAGCCGGAGCCGGACCCCGAGGCGGACGATTTCGAGTCCGGGAGAAAGCGCGTGCTGCGCCTCTACCGCAGCACAAAAACTCAGACCGAGTACACCACCATCTGGAAAACCGGGAGCCGGGTGGACGCCACGCAGGTCGATTTGTGGGGGGATGTGCCGATCTACCGCCGGGAGAAGGACGAAAAGGGCGAGCGCGTCGTCGAGCGCAACCTCTGGGGACGGCTGAAAACGACCACAGCCCGCTACCTGTACGAGATCCCCGGCTGGCCGCGGACCCTCACGGCCTCCGTGGAGGAAACGGTGCTCTACAACACCGAGGCGATCAAGGGGCGGAGCGACATCGAGATCGGGCGCGAGCAGGAGCAGGTCCATCAGGAGTGGTCCCCCCAGGGCTGGCTCAATCGCCGCACGACCTGGCGCAGCAAGGCCTCGGTCGTGAAGGTGAAGAAGGACGATGACGGGGAGGTCGCGGAGCGCAAATACGGCAACATGCACGAAACCGTGCGCGAGCAGTGGCAGCCGATCGGGGACGGTCTCTGGTACTACAACCGCAGCGGCGTGATGACGACCCTGCTGCCCACCCTGGTGGACGACGAGTGGGAAGACGTGGAGGCAGGATTCAAAGCGACCCCCTCCGAGACCAGCGTCAGCGAGCAGGCCCCGCCCCAGGCGACCATGCCCTCCGAACGCGACCAGAAGACGGCCCCGCCGCCTCTGCCCCGCAACACCTCCAGCCCTGGCCTGGAGAGCTACCCGCTCGACAAGCCCTGGTTCGAGACGCCCCCCAGTTCCGGCCCCGGAGGAGGCGGCGAGGGGGACGAGGACGGCGAGGGCGACGACCGGGACGACGGCCCACCCCCCCCGAGGCGGGCACCGGGCGGACCGGAGGACCCCATCTCCACGCCCGGCGGCAGCGGCGACCCCAGTGGCCAGCCGGAGCCGGAGAAACCCCGGAGCTGGACGGAGACCGAGCCGATCCGCTACCGGGCACCTGCGCCGGGGGCAGGGGGCAACGGGGCCGTCCTCTCCGCGACCCTGCCCTGGGTCCGCACGGCGGAGGGCCTGGCCCGCTACGCCGCCTACATGGCCCAGCAGGGCGGGCCGCGCCTGCGCATCACCCGGACCTACATCCTCCCGACCACGCCGCCCTCCCTGGACGCCGTGCAGAGCATCAGCGCGAGCGGCAGCAACGGGCAGTTCTCCATGACGGTGGTCACCGAAACGAGGTAG